In Dehalobacter sp., the following proteins share a genomic window:
- a CDS encoding nickel-dependent hydrogenase large subunit, which translates to MKKIVIGPLTRANNSCAVEVTVENKKVVDARCSGIFFRGFELILQGKDPRDAAYLTERICGICSSLHGAAASYALEDAAGIKPPRNANILRNLITGADILQNHIRHLYLFSLVDYLILPERAPFVPGYTKDKRLEKKKNDTMVQNMYLALEISRLAHEMVALLGGKAPFPHGILAGGATVPPSADVVMNFRSKLQKVNRFIQNQMVADVYILADAYSDYFELGQRAPNMLEYGLFPCTEQDRERYFPGGAVVNGQIQKLDLSLIKEHTARSWYAAEPGPRNPSDGRTVSEREKENAYSWIKAPRYFGVPLEGGPLARLWIKGDYRKGISTMDRMIARTLEAQKVGALMESWLDELEPEGRIFLPFEVPKNAEGIGITGAMRGPLGHWLRIENGRIAQYQIITPSAWNFSPRDNQNCRGPVEEALIGIPIADEKQPIEIGRVIRAFDICSSCSTHLITTGTPVREIMI; encoded by the coding sequence ATGAAAAAGATTGTCATAGGGCCACTTACAAGGGCTAACAACTCCTGCGCCGTAGAGGTCACAGTTGAAAACAAAAAAGTGGTAGATGCCCGCTGCAGCGGGATCTTTTTCAGGGGGTTTGAACTGATACTGCAGGGAAAAGACCCGCGGGACGCCGCATACCTTACGGAAAGAATCTGCGGGATCTGCTCATCGCTGCATGGAGCAGCTGCCTCCTACGCCTTGGAAGACGCTGCCGGGATCAAGCCGCCCCGTAATGCCAACATTTTGCGAAACCTGATTACCGGGGCAGATATTCTCCAGAATCATATCCGTCATCTGTATTTGTTTTCCCTGGTGGATTATTTGATCCTGCCAGAGAGAGCCCCCTTTGTTCCAGGTTATACAAAAGATAAGCGGCTAGAAAAAAAGAAAAACGATACGATGGTGCAGAATATGTATTTAGCACTGGAAATAAGCCGCCTGGCTCACGAAATGGTGGCGCTGCTAGGCGGAAAAGCCCCGTTCCCTCATGGGATATTGGCTGGAGGGGCTACAGTTCCGCCTTCTGCCGATGTGGTCATGAATTTCCGGTCGAAGCTCCAAAAAGTAAATCGGTTCATCCAGAATCAGATGGTAGCCGATGTATACATCCTTGCAGACGCTTACAGTGATTACTTTGAACTCGGCCAAAGAGCCCCGAATATGCTTGAATACGGACTGTTTCCATGCACGGAGCAAGACCGGGAGAGATATTTTCCAGGTGGAGCAGTGGTGAACGGCCAAATCCAGAAGCTTGATCTGTCGCTGATTAAAGAACATACGGCAAGGTCCTGGTATGCAGCAGAGCCCGGACCGCGGAACCCCTCTGACGGACGGACTGTTTCCGAACGGGAAAAAGAAAACGCTTATTCCTGGATAAAGGCGCCCCGCTATTTCGGTGTGCCGCTGGAAGGAGGCCCGCTGGCCAGGCTCTGGATCAAAGGAGATTACCGAAAGGGTATATCGACGATGGACCGGATGATCGCCAGGACGCTCGAGGCCCAAAAAGTAGGGGCTTTGATGGAATCCTGGCTCGATGAGCTTGAGCCGGAAGGACGCATATTCTTACCCTTTGAAGTACCGAAAAATGCCGAGGGCATTGGCATTACCGGAGCAATGCGCGGTCCGCTCGGACACTGGCTGCGAATTGAAAACGGCAGGATTGCCCAATACCAAATAATTACACCAAGTGCCTGGAATTTTTCGCCTCGGGATAATCAGAATTGCAGAGGACCGGTTGAGGAAGCGCTGATCGGAATTCCGATTGCGGATGAAAAACAGCCCATTGAAATCGGCCGGGTGATCAGGGCATTTGACATTTGTTCCTCTTGTTCGACACATTTAATAACCACGGGAACACCCGTTAGGGAGATCATGATATGA
- a CDS encoding cytochrome b/b6 domain-containing protein: MNWKKQRHSGTVRLLHWVYAPAVLALIFSGLYIHSPSRAFGFKRMDSARKTHAVAQFLLLNSYLARICYGIKDKNYKEIIPNRKTLKAIPEFLKYEFFLSEKKTKYPKYNPGQKILITSLAGLIPVQMITGMTLYFKPLQRAVKAAGGLNPVRWLHYLAALMMVSFISVHLYFTLTNSLKKLKSIFTGYA, translated from the coding sequence ATGAATTGGAAAAAGCAACGTCATTCAGGAACAGTCAGATTGCTTCACTGGGTCTATGCGCCGGCCGTACTGGCTTTAATTTTTAGCGGGCTTTACATTCACAGCCCATCGCGCGCTTTCGGGTTCAAACGGATGGATTCAGCCCGGAAAACACATGCCGTCGCCCAGTTTTTACTGTTAAATTCGTACCTGGCACGGATTTGCTACGGGATTAAAGACAAAAACTATAAAGAAATCATTCCGAACCGCAAGACCTTAAAGGCAATACCCGAATTCTTAAAATACGAATTCTTCCTATCCGAAAAAAAGACGAAGTATCCCAAATACAATCCAGGTCAGAAAATATTGATTACCTCGCTCGCAGGATTAATCCCGGTCCAGATGATTACCGGGATGACCCTCTACTTCAAGCCCCTGCAGAGAGCGGTCAAAGCGGCAGGAGGATTAAACCCTGTACGCTGGCTGCATTATCTGGCGGCATTAATGATGGTCTCATTCATATCCGTCCATCTTTATTTTACCCTAACAAATAGCCTTAAAAAACTTAAATCAATATTTACAGGCTATGCGTAG
- a CDS encoding hydrogenase small subunit produces MVNKDVPAKPLIIWLGTNTCAGDMLSLLNAKDPGYQELISSIAELRFDYLLGASEGSDAINVLDDLQKNHKAAYILVVEGSIPTRSNGLYSVIGYRNGKAWTALQAVRELGAEARYVVAAGTCAAFGGIYAAAPNPSKCVSLQAVLDRKVINVPGCPINPEWMMGTLNHLIQYGEPALDDYSRPKLFYGETIHNLCQRRDYFDNSIFAAKPGEPWCMYKIGCKGPVTYADCPVRQWNGEHLSWPVKANTPCIGCASPEFSDGNVPFFEHLPDVKLPGIKVTANRVGLWTGVVTALGIGAHLMGSILTGRLAETLKKDLPGGSKLKIRPRLKKGHK; encoded by the coding sequence ATGGTGAATAAAGATGTTCCAGCAAAACCTCTCATTATCTGGCTCGGGACGAATACCTGTGCCGGCGACATGCTTTCCCTTCTTAATGCCAAGGATCCGGGCTACCAGGAGTTGATCAGCAGCATTGCAGAGCTTCGTTTTGATTATCTTTTGGGCGCGTCCGAAGGCAGTGATGCCATCAACGTTCTTGATGATCTCCAGAAAAATCATAAAGCAGCATATATCCTGGTAGTTGAAGGGAGCATCCCGACGAGGTCCAATGGCCTGTATTCTGTGATCGGTTATCGGAACGGCAAGGCTTGGACGGCTTTGCAGGCAGTGCGGGAACTGGGTGCTGAAGCCCGTTATGTGGTTGCTGCCGGTACCTGTGCAGCGTTCGGAGGAATCTATGCTGCGGCTCCGAACCCTTCTAAATGCGTATCGTTACAGGCTGTTCTGGACAGAAAAGTTATCAATGTGCCTGGATGCCCAATCAACCCCGAATGGATGATGGGCACTTTAAACCATTTAATTCAGTACGGCGAGCCAGCACTTGATGATTATAGCCGGCCCAAACTTTTCTATGGAGAAACCATCCATAACCTTTGCCAGCGGCGGGATTATTTTGACAACAGCATCTTTGCCGCTAAGCCGGGAGAACCCTGGTGTATGTATAAGATCGGCTGCAAAGGGCCGGTCACCTATGCAGATTGCCCTGTCCGCCAGTGGAACGGAGAGCATCTAAGCTGGCCGGTAAAAGCCAATACCCCTTGTATCGGCTGTGCCAGCCCGGAGTTTTCCGATGGGAACGTTCCATTCTTTGAACACTTACCGGATGTAAAGCTTCCTGGGATCAAAGTAACGGCAAATAGGGTGGGCCTATGGACAGGGGTTGTGACCGCGCTTGGTATTGGCGCTCATCTGATGGGAAGCATCCTGACAGGCAGACTTGCGGAAACACTGAAAAAGGATCTTCCAGGCGGGAGTAAGCTAAAAATCAGGCCCCGGCTTAAAAAAGGTCATAAGTAA